In Blastococcus saxobsidens DD2, the genomic stretch GGGCGGGGGCCCGGTCGCCGAGCAACCGGTCCAGGCCGGCGGACAGATCGCGGTGCAGCGTGGACGAATCGGCCGCGGCGGCCTCCGGGCGGGCCCGCACGACGAGGTCCGCACCGGCCGGCAGCCGATCCAGCTCGGTACGGACGACGGCCCGCAGCCGCCGGGTCACCCGGTGGCGGATCACCGAGTTGCCCACGCTCTTGCCGACCACGAAACCGGCCCGCGCAACCGCCGGCGACGTGGAGTCGCCGGCCGGCTGCTCGGGCCGTTCGGGGAGGTAGTGCAGCACCATGGTCGGCCGCCCGGCGCGTCGGCCGGAACGGACGACGGCGGTGAACTCCGGACGCCGGCGCAGGCGTGCCTGCGCAGGCAGCACGTCAGGCGGAGAGCTTCTCGCGGCC encodes the following:
- the rnpA gene encoding ribonuclease P protein component gives rise to the protein MLPAQARLRRRPEFTAVVRSGRRAGRPTMVLHYLPERPEQPAGDSTSPAVARAGFVVGKSVGNSVIRHRVTRRLRAVVRTELDRLPAGADLVVRARPEAAAADSSTLHRDLSAGLDRLLGDRAPAR